In the genome of Paramisgurnus dabryanus chromosome 18, PD_genome_1.1, whole genome shotgun sequence, one region contains:
- the shroom3 gene encoding protein Shroom3 isoform X1 has translation MDDCIPGSSAVIHQGKLVFVEAELQGGAPWGFTLKGGHEHDEPLIISKVEEGGKASLLQHPLQVGDEVVIINEVELSGWRQEAISLVKGSYKTLRLTVRRECCPGPCCPDSRPLSPPRDNRCTGGVKLRIKNRRGEPGSRPHSWHSTKLGDGPQDSDSMMQVTQGGVGAAWHQNYHSSASTTDLSGYETGFLRKSPDQYSSRGSMESLDQTHPVYSSCYQLSSSKSSSSIDHLHSKRDSAYSSFSTSSSIPEYLTAAPSFNKERSYSMENVPQKEGMQQADLRYVRTVYDPQQGVSEEHDVTSAALMRTNEGRTQSRSASVQGICHRGNNSSGSSGGNTSSQRHSAGPVWDPTPNQLSYENIKGVPAPPLRSDSYAAIRNHERPNSWSSLEHARSQRAIHKGSWHHSSSSVATGKSSFGAEGQLHTVIEKSPESSPTIKPKQSIPQATQPGRLMLPTSIYPVPPPEPHFAQIPTSNPSSGTIYPALAKENKNSHCDHLGGNASEDRVTVENGYQSNGPSPSSVHPHISAQPKLSERVQDDTQVKSVYRSHLQPQGTSVILERRDPYTTVQPRSEKSSLSHGMEVYDNCRQPRDEEQSKYNERNSHPETLYSGGRVPLGQVGQIYKGNLVQTQGSDHIIKHSRHYSDSMALQQRGQDLDHPLTRLENALAEVQRCASPESTVSQSSFQSERSMSVQEKVSHFERQQVKPRSHSSVSRLNCTTRQAQRPLSAKSSLSGVEDLHNTLESSVPPGRTRSTSSKASYDGHVEVQQDLRLRRGSSDYVHNRHPKDPAITLQRSKSTFQLGEENGKDFHGKGDFYSISGTINDPSFNREYRDSIKDAQSKVLRSTSFRRPDLSINPPPVQAKHLSLERKGPNTSPKPATSPHTPKERHVVPVDIPNRTTPPELPIVPAVGPAVMRICGRKRFTMEKKKRSYSEPENMHEVGVLTNENIQAERKATQQLLSSETSVADRRRMFEQVANRNADSRFASSRPDLRQMQQDALVEYMERKTGRRVNGRSNRPQSAYVQSASSTDSQSLTSTLSMCSLQESGYDSLSGGVHKSSTLPTAMQSSFYQIRQHPTQSEFPNGHQSQSNTCELKKLVTEKPITANIPGPALAGHPILQHLEAVFERATSARSSGRSASAEDLLDHSEEWPGPQHFRSRSSPSVENFNLDFMSRDPQMFVVGPKESLDNRLLENTAPKQSSLYTTIPEKSYQLNRGPVQQNTPVVRRERQRHSDRPRAQSASGLAASVGLPCPFTSPGTAATQDWHNGEGLCQPNLDFIAFPETGPQSPKNPSGTPGVRRQNSNDTSTSEDTLKDFPCSVVPATSKSTFTPSPPHPQVIDTPSSNPIARTSDSRPPTLPKSPGSQTKPLISLRISESSLQDVHSPTLLQDEVFLASPPPSPPPPPLPIKETEITEDFPPPPPPPTFSAEEDLGRTEALQFSRSLRPISDSGNPAINDLTPPSVTSDPPSVHITDYIGTENQIVSPSDAHLEEETSQILGLDYQLLSRRERTQAELLVETLAQELVSKDKSLTPLLDTWAGKTTLDLMEDIFPSHSLSPWQHDRHGSGSGDRAQDGLGSTDTRSQTVPRTMETDLDDEEAYMNQKKVELLQALHASIQSLQVERQVLAEQLKRFSALGGSMDTLVQERCKPNEKEKYRMFVGDLEKIVNLLLSLSARLARVENALTALRDKESRESAEERESLQLKRQQLCSQHEDARELKDNLDRRERLVLDILAGYLSGPQLRDYQHYIRIKPAMLIRQRHLDELIRQGEEQVRRLEENLPHESQPKNAEPTSMTSQSFNPTHSPRPTTVTSL, from the exons TGCCTCTACCACAGACCTTTCAGGGTATGAGACGGGATTTCTTAGAAAGAGCCCAGATCAATATAGTTCCCGGGGAAGCATGGAAAGTCTGGATCAAACTCATCCTGTCTATAGCTCCTGCTATCAACTATCATCTTCCAAATCCTCCAGCAGCATCGATCACCTGCACAGTAAGCGAGATTCTGCATACAGTTCCTTCTCGACCAGCTCCAGTATCCCAGAGTACCTTACGGCTGCACCATCATTTAACAAAGAGAGGTCATATTCCATGGAAAATGTTCCACAGAAAGAAGGAATGCAGCAGGCAGATTTACGCTATGTACGTACAGTCTACGACCCGCAACAAGGTGTGTCTGAAGAGCACGATGTTACCTCAGCAGCACTAATGAGAACCAATGAAGGCAGAACACAGTCTAGAAGTGCAAGTGTCCAGGGCATCTGTCATCGTGGCAACAACAGTAGTGGAAGCAGTGGAGGCAACACCAGCTCACAACGTCACAGCGCTGGGCCAGTCTGGGATCCAACACCCAACCAGCTATCTTATGAAAATATAAAGGGGGTACCAGCACCTCCATTACGCAGTGACAGCTATGCAGCAATTCGTAATCATGAACGTCCTAACTCTTGGTCGAGTCTTGAGCATGCTCGGTCACAGCGGGCAATTCATAAGGGTTCCTGGCATCACTCAAGCAGTTCTGTAGCAACAGGAAAGTCCTCCTTTGGAGCTGAAGGTCAGCTGCACACTGTGATCGAAAAAAGCCCTGAAAGTAGCCCCACAATCAAACCCAAACAGAGTATTCCTCAGGCCACACAACCTGGCCGCCTCATGTTGCCCACCAGCATATACCCTGTTCCACCACCCGAGCCACATTTTGCACAAATTCCAACTAGCAACCCTAGCTCTGGTACAATTTACCCAGCACTGGCCAAGGAGAATAAAAACTCTCACTGCGACCACTTGGGTGGAAATGCAAGCGAGGACAGGGTCACAGTTGAAAACGGATACCAAAGCAATGGTCCCAGCCCAAGCTCTGTCCATCCCCACATTTCAGCCCAACCTAAACTCTCAGAGAGAGTACAAGATGACACTCAAGTGAAAAGTGTTTACCGCTCTCATTTGCAGCCACAAGGAACATCTGTTATCCTGGAGAGAAGGGACCCCTACACTACTGTTCAACCAAGAAGTGAAAAATCAAGCCTCTCGCATGGCATGGAAGTTTATGACAACTGCAGGCAACCCAGAGATGAAGAACAAAGCAAATACAATGAGAGAAACAGCCATCCAGAGACACTTTATTCAGGTGGGAGAGTACCACTGGGACAGGTTGGACAAATTTACAAAGGAAACTTAGTCCAAACACAAGGAAGTGACCACATAATTAAACATTCAAGACACTACAGTGATTCCATGGCTTTGCAGCAGAGAGGTCAGGACCTTGATCATCCCCTGACCAGACTGGAAAATGCACTTGCTGAAGTTCAACGATGTGCCAGTCCTGAAAGTACAGTTAGCCAATCCAGTTTTCAGAGTGAACGTAGCATGTCTGTGCAGGAGAAAGTAAGTCATTTTGAGAGGCAGCAAGTTAAACCTCGCAGTCATAGCAGTGTATCTCGCCTTAACTGTACAACTCGTCAAGCGCAAAGACCTCTCAGTGCCAAGAGCTCTCTTTCTGGTGTAGAGGACCTGCACAACACGTTGGAGAGCTCTGTCCCTCCTGGGAGAACACGGAGTACCTCTAGCAAGGCAAGCTATGATGGGCATGTAGAAGTGCAGCAAGATTTGCGGTTGAGACGTGGGAGTAGTGATTATGTCCATAATCGTCACCCAAAAGACCCTGCTATAACCCTTCAAAGAAGTAAAAGCACTTTCCAGCTTGGTGAAGAAAATGGCAAAGACTTCCATGGGAAAGGCGACTTTTATAGCATCTCAGGCACTATCAATGACCCATCTTTTAACAGAGAATACAGAGATAGCATTAAAGATGCCCAATCTAAGGTGCTGAGGTCTACCTCCTTCAGAAGACCTGACCTTAGTATTAACCCTCCACCAGTGCAAGCTAAACACTTGTCCCTGGAGAGGAAAGGACCCAATACAAGTCCTAAACCTGCTACTTCCCCACACACTCCAAAAGAACGACATGTTGTACCTGTTGATATACCAAATAGAACCACTCCTCCTGAACTCCCCATTGTCCCAGCTGTGGGACCTGCTGTTATGCGCATTTGTGGACGTAAACGATTTACAATGGAAAAGAAGAAACGATCTTACTCTGAGCCAGAAAATATGCATGAAGTTGGAGTGTTGACCAACGAAAACATTCAGGCTGAGAGGAAAGCTACCCAGCAGTTACTGTCAAGTGAAACCAGTGTTGCAGACCGGCGCAGGATGTTTGAACAGGTTGCAAATCGTAATGCTGACTCCAGATTTGCCTCTTCACGGCCTGATTTGAGGCAGATGCAGCAAGATGCCCTTGTTGAGTACATGGAACGTAAAACAGGTAGAAGAGTTAATGGACGCTCCAACCGCCCACAAAGCGCTTATGTACAATCAGCATCTTCAACTGACTCACAGAGCCTAACTTCCACTTTAAGTATGTGTTCTTTGCAAGAGTCAGGATATGATAGTCTTTCTGGTGGTGTTCATAAAAGTTCCACCCTTCCAACAGCAATGCAAAGCTCTTTTTACCAAATCAGACAACATCCCACACAGTCTGAGTTCCCCAATGGCCATCAGTCTCAAAGCAACACATGTGAGCTTAAGAAACTAGTAACTGAGAAACCAATCACTGCAAACATCCCAGGCCCAGCCCTAGCCGGACATCCCATTCTTCAGCACCTTGAGGCAGTTTTTGAGAGAGCCACATCAGCAAGAAGCTCGGGGAGGTCAGCTTCAGCTGAGGATCTGCTGGACCATAGCGAAGAATGGCCAGGTCCTCAGCACTTCCGTTCCAGATCGTCTCCATCAGTGGAGAACTTTAATCTG GACTTCATGTCCAGAGACCCTCAAATGTTTGTGGTTGGCCCCAAGGAATCCTTAGACAACAg GCTGCTGGAGAATACTGCACCCAAACAGTCATCGTTATATACAACAATTCCAGAAAAGAGTTATCAGTTAAACCGGGGTCCTGTCCAGCAAAACACACCTGTGGTGAGGAGAGAGCGACAAAGACATTCTGACCGACCCAGGGCACAAAGTGCATCAGGTCTGGCAGCGTCTGTGGGACTTCCTTGCCCTTTTACTTCTCCTGGCACTGCTGCCACACAAGACTGGCATAATGGAGAAGGACTGTGTCAGCCAAACCTAGATTTCATTGCTTTTCCGGAAACCGGTCCCCAAAGTCCGAAGAATCCGTCCGGAACACCAGGAGTAAGGCGACAGAACTCCAACGATACCAGCACTTCAGAAGACACGCTGAAGGACTTTCCATGTTCGGTGGTTCCTGCAACGTCAAAGTCCACCTTCACCCCGTCACCTCCACACCCTCAAGTCATAGACACTCCCTCGTCTAACCCAATTGCAAGGACATCTGATTCAAGGCCTCCCACTCTCCCCAAAAGTCCGGGCTCGCAAACAAAGCCACTCATCTCTCTTCGGATATCAGAGTCTAGTCTTCAGGATGTTCACAGTCCAACTTTGTTACAAGATGAAGTGTTTTTAGCCTCACCTCCACCTTCTCCCCCACCACCACCATTACCGATCAAAGAGACTGAGATTACAGAGGACTTTCCTCCTCCTCCACCACCTCCCACATTCTCAGCCGAGGAGGACTTGGGTCGAACAGAAGCTCTACAGTTTTCAAGATCATTGAGGCCTATAAG TGATAGTGGTAATCCGGCAATAAATGACCTCACACCTCCGTCTGTCACCTCTGACCCTCCGTCCGTTCACATCACAGACTACATCGGCACTGAGAATCAAATTGTGTCACCAAGTGATGCTCATCTAGAAGAGGAAACCTCTCAGATTTTGGGACTTGACTACCAACTGCTCTCCAGAAGAGAGAGAACTCAAGCCGAACTCCTCGTAGAGACGTTAGCCCAAGAGCTGGTTAGCAAGGACAAATCCCTTACCCCGCTCCTGGATACCTGGGCAGGGAAAACCACCCTGGATCTGATGGAGGACATCTTCCCCTCACATTCGCTGTCTCCGTGGCAACACGACAGGCACGGGAGCGGTTCAGGTGACAG GGCTCAAGATGGTTTGGGTAGCACAGATACTCGCTCACAGACTGTTCCAAGAACAATGGAGACGGACCTGGACGACGAAGAGGCTTATATGAATCAAAAGAAG GTGGAGCTGTTGCAAGCATTGCACGCTAGCATACAATCACTGCAGGTGGAGAGACAGGTGCTGGCAGAACAGCTGAAGAGATTCAGCGCTCTGGGAGGCAGCATGGACACTTTAGTTCAGGAACGTTGTAAACCCAATGAGAAAGAGAAATATCGCATGTTTGTCGGAGACCTGGAGAAGATCGTAAACCTGCTGCTGTCCCTGAGCGCACGCCTCGCTCGTGTGGAGAACGCTCTGACTGCGCTCAGAGATAAAGAGAGTCGAGAGAGCGCAGAAGAGAGG GAGTCCCTGCAGCTGAAACGGCAGCAGTTGTGCAGTCAGCATGAGGACGCTCGCGAGCTGAAGGATAACCTGGACCGGCGCGAGCGACTCGTTCTGGACATCCTGGCGGGTTACCTGAGCGGGCCGCAGCTGCGCGACTACCAGCATTACATCCGCATAAAGCCCGCCATGCTGATACGACAACGCCACCTGGACGAGCTCATCCGTCAGGGGGAGGAGCAGGTGCGAAGGCTGGAGGAGAACCTCCCCCATGAATCCCAGCCAAAGAACGCTGAGCCCACCTCCATGACGTCACAAAGTTTTAACCCCACCCACTCACCACGCCCCACCACCGTGACCTCACTCTGA
- the shroom3 gene encoding protein Shroom3 isoform X3, translated as MMQVTQGGVGAAWHQNYHSSASTTDLSGYETGFLRKSPDQYSSRGSMESLDQTHPVYSSCYQLSSSKSSSSIDHLHSKRDSAYSSFSTSSSIPEYLTAAPSFNKERSYSMENVPQKEGMQQADLRYVRTVYDPQQGVSEEHDVTSAALMRTNEGRTQSRSASVQGICHRGNNSSGSSGGNTSSQRHSAGPVWDPTPNQLSYENIKGVPAPPLRSDSYAAIRNHERPNSWSSLEHARSQRAIHKGSWHHSSSSVATGKSSFGAEGQLHTVIEKSPESSPTIKPKQSIPQATQPGRLMLPTSIYPVPPPEPHFAQIPTSNPSSGTIYPALAKENKNSHCDHLGGNASEDRVTVENGYQSNGPSPSSVHPHISAQPKLSERVQDDTQVKSVYRSHLQPQGTSVILERRDPYTTVQPRSEKSSLSHGMEVYDNCRQPRDEEQSKYNERNSHPETLYSGGRVPLGQVGQIYKGNLVQTQGSDHIIKHSRHYSDSMALQQRGQDLDHPLTRLENALAEVQRCASPESTVSQSSFQSERSMSVQEKVSHFERQQVKPRSHSSVSRLNCTTRQAQRPLSAKSSLSGVEDLHNTLESSVPPGRTRSTSSKASYDGHVEVQQDLRLRRGSSDYVHNRHPKDPAITLQRSKSTFQLGEENGKDFHGKGDFYSISGTINDPSFNREYRDSIKDAQSKVLRSTSFRRPDLSINPPPVQAKHLSLERKGPNTSPKPATSPHTPKERHVVPVDIPNRTTPPELPIVPAVGPAVMRICGRKRFTMEKKKRSYSEPENMHEVGVLTNENIQAERKATQQLLSSETSVADRRRMFEQVANRNADSRFASSRPDLRQMQQDALVEYMERKTGRRVNGRSNRPQSAYVQSASSTDSQSLTSTLSMCSLQESGYDSLSGGVHKSSTLPTAMQSSFYQIRQHPTQSEFPNGHQSQSNTCELKKLVTEKPITANIPGPALAGHPILQHLEAVFERATSARSSGRSASAEDLLDHSEEWPGPQHFRSRSSPSVENFNLDFMSRDPQMFVVGPKESLDNRLLENTAPKQSSLYTTIPEKSYQLNRGPVQQNTPVVRRERQRHSDRPRAQSASGLAASVGLPCPFTSPGTAATQDWHNGEGLCQPNLDFIAFPETGPQSPKNPSGTPGVRRQNSNDTSTSEDTLKDFPCSVVPATSKSTFTPSPPHPQVIDTPSSNPIARTSDSRPPTLPKSPGSQTKPLISLRISESSLQDVHSPTLLQDEVFLASPPPSPPPPPLPIKETEITEDFPPPPPPPTFSAEEDLGRTEALQFSRSLRPISDSGNPAINDLTPPSVTSDPPSVHITDYIGTENQIVSPSDAHLEEETSQILGLDYQLLSRRERTQAELLVETLAQELVSKDKSLTPLLDTWAGKTTLDLMEDIFPSHSLSPWQHDRHGSGSGDRAQDGLGSTDTRSQTVPRTMETDLDDEEAYMNQKKVELLQALHASIQSLQVERQVLAEQLKRFSALGGSMDTLVQERCKPNEKEKYRMFVGDLEKIVNLLLSLSARLARVENALTALRDKESRESAEERESLQLKRQQLCSQHEDARELKDNLDRRERLVLDILAGYLSGPQLRDYQHYIRIKPAMLIRQRHLDELIRQGEEQVRRLEENLPHESQPKNAEPTSMTSQSFNPTHSPRPTTVTSL; from the exons TGCCTCTACCACAGACCTTTCAGGGTATGAGACGGGATTTCTTAGAAAGAGCCCAGATCAATATAGTTCCCGGGGAAGCATGGAAAGTCTGGATCAAACTCATCCTGTCTATAGCTCCTGCTATCAACTATCATCTTCCAAATCCTCCAGCAGCATCGATCACCTGCACAGTAAGCGAGATTCTGCATACAGTTCCTTCTCGACCAGCTCCAGTATCCCAGAGTACCTTACGGCTGCACCATCATTTAACAAAGAGAGGTCATATTCCATGGAAAATGTTCCACAGAAAGAAGGAATGCAGCAGGCAGATTTACGCTATGTACGTACAGTCTACGACCCGCAACAAGGTGTGTCTGAAGAGCACGATGTTACCTCAGCAGCACTAATGAGAACCAATGAAGGCAGAACACAGTCTAGAAGTGCAAGTGTCCAGGGCATCTGTCATCGTGGCAACAACAGTAGTGGAAGCAGTGGAGGCAACACCAGCTCACAACGTCACAGCGCTGGGCCAGTCTGGGATCCAACACCCAACCAGCTATCTTATGAAAATATAAAGGGGGTACCAGCACCTCCATTACGCAGTGACAGCTATGCAGCAATTCGTAATCATGAACGTCCTAACTCTTGGTCGAGTCTTGAGCATGCTCGGTCACAGCGGGCAATTCATAAGGGTTCCTGGCATCACTCAAGCAGTTCTGTAGCAACAGGAAAGTCCTCCTTTGGAGCTGAAGGTCAGCTGCACACTGTGATCGAAAAAAGCCCTGAAAGTAGCCCCACAATCAAACCCAAACAGAGTATTCCTCAGGCCACACAACCTGGCCGCCTCATGTTGCCCACCAGCATATACCCTGTTCCACCACCCGAGCCACATTTTGCACAAATTCCAACTAGCAACCCTAGCTCTGGTACAATTTACCCAGCACTGGCCAAGGAGAATAAAAACTCTCACTGCGACCACTTGGGTGGAAATGCAAGCGAGGACAGGGTCACAGTTGAAAACGGATACCAAAGCAATGGTCCCAGCCCAAGCTCTGTCCATCCCCACATTTCAGCCCAACCTAAACTCTCAGAGAGAGTACAAGATGACACTCAAGTGAAAAGTGTTTACCGCTCTCATTTGCAGCCACAAGGAACATCTGTTATCCTGGAGAGAAGGGACCCCTACACTACTGTTCAACCAAGAAGTGAAAAATCAAGCCTCTCGCATGGCATGGAAGTTTATGACAACTGCAGGCAACCCAGAGATGAAGAACAAAGCAAATACAATGAGAGAAACAGCCATCCAGAGACACTTTATTCAGGTGGGAGAGTACCACTGGGACAGGTTGGACAAATTTACAAAGGAAACTTAGTCCAAACACAAGGAAGTGACCACATAATTAAACATTCAAGACACTACAGTGATTCCATGGCTTTGCAGCAGAGAGGTCAGGACCTTGATCATCCCCTGACCAGACTGGAAAATGCACTTGCTGAAGTTCAACGATGTGCCAGTCCTGAAAGTACAGTTAGCCAATCCAGTTTTCAGAGTGAACGTAGCATGTCTGTGCAGGAGAAAGTAAGTCATTTTGAGAGGCAGCAAGTTAAACCTCGCAGTCATAGCAGTGTATCTCGCCTTAACTGTACAACTCGTCAAGCGCAAAGACCTCTCAGTGCCAAGAGCTCTCTTTCTGGTGTAGAGGACCTGCACAACACGTTGGAGAGCTCTGTCCCTCCTGGGAGAACACGGAGTACCTCTAGCAAGGCAAGCTATGATGGGCATGTAGAAGTGCAGCAAGATTTGCGGTTGAGACGTGGGAGTAGTGATTATGTCCATAATCGTCACCCAAAAGACCCTGCTATAACCCTTCAAAGAAGTAAAAGCACTTTCCAGCTTGGTGAAGAAAATGGCAAAGACTTCCATGGGAAAGGCGACTTTTATAGCATCTCAGGCACTATCAATGACCCATCTTTTAACAGAGAATACAGAGATAGCATTAAAGATGCCCAATCTAAGGTGCTGAGGTCTACCTCCTTCAGAAGACCTGACCTTAGTATTAACCCTCCACCAGTGCAAGCTAAACACTTGTCCCTGGAGAGGAAAGGACCCAATACAAGTCCTAAACCTGCTACTTCCCCACACACTCCAAAAGAACGACATGTTGTACCTGTTGATATACCAAATAGAACCACTCCTCCTGAACTCCCCATTGTCCCAGCTGTGGGACCTGCTGTTATGCGCATTTGTGGACGTAAACGATTTACAATGGAAAAGAAGAAACGATCTTACTCTGAGCCAGAAAATATGCATGAAGTTGGAGTGTTGACCAACGAAAACATTCAGGCTGAGAGGAAAGCTACCCAGCAGTTACTGTCAAGTGAAACCAGTGTTGCAGACCGGCGCAGGATGTTTGAACAGGTTGCAAATCGTAATGCTGACTCCAGATTTGCCTCTTCACGGCCTGATTTGAGGCAGATGCAGCAAGATGCCCTTGTTGAGTACATGGAACGTAAAACAGGTAGAAGAGTTAATGGACGCTCCAACCGCCCACAAAGCGCTTATGTACAATCAGCATCTTCAACTGACTCACAGAGCCTAACTTCCACTTTAAGTATGTGTTCTTTGCAAGAGTCAGGATATGATAGTCTTTCTGGTGGTGTTCATAAAAGTTCCACCCTTCCAACAGCAATGCAAAGCTCTTTTTACCAAATCAGACAACATCCCACACAGTCTGAGTTCCCCAATGGCCATCAGTCTCAAAGCAACACATGTGAGCTTAAGAAACTAGTAACTGAGAAACCAATCACTGCAAACATCCCAGGCCCAGCCCTAGCCGGACATCCCATTCTTCAGCACCTTGAGGCAGTTTTTGAGAGAGCCACATCAGCAAGAAGCTCGGGGAGGTCAGCTTCAGCTGAGGATCTGCTGGACCATAGCGAAGAATGGCCAGGTCCTCAGCACTTCCGTTCCAGATCGTCTCCATCAGTGGAGAACTTTAATCTG GACTTCATGTCCAGAGACCCTCAAATGTTTGTGGTTGGCCCCAAGGAATCCTTAGACAACAg GCTGCTGGAGAATACTGCACCCAAACAGTCATCGTTATATACAACAATTCCAGAAAAGAGTTATCAGTTAAACCGGGGTCCTGTCCAGCAAAACACACCTGTGGTGAGGAGAGAGCGACAAAGACATTCTGACCGACCCAGGGCACAAAGTGCATCAGGTCTGGCAGCGTCTGTGGGACTTCCTTGCCCTTTTACTTCTCCTGGCACTGCTGCCACACAAGACTGGCATAATGGAGAAGGACTGTGTCAGCCAAACCTAGATTTCATTGCTTTTCCGGAAACCGGTCCCCAAAGTCCGAAGAATCCGTCCGGAACACCAGGAGTAAGGCGACAGAACTCCAACGATACCAGCACTTCAGAAGACACGCTGAAGGACTTTCCATGTTCGGTGGTTCCTGCAACGTCAAAGTCCACCTTCACCCCGTCACCTCCACACCCTCAAGTCATAGACACTCCCTCGTCTAACCCAATTGCAAGGACATCTGATTCAAGGCCTCCCACTCTCCCCAAAAGTCCGGGCTCGCAAACAAAGCCACTCATCTCTCTTCGGATATCAGAGTCTAGTCTTCAGGATGTTCACAGTCCAACTTTGTTACAAGATGAAGTGTTTTTAGCCTCACCTCCACCTTCTCCCCCACCACCACCATTACCGATCAAAGAGACTGAGATTACAGAGGACTTTCCTCCTCCTCCACCACCTCCCACATTCTCAGCCGAGGAGGACTTGGGTCGAACAGAAGCTCTACAGTTTTCAAGATCATTGAGGCCTATAAG TGATAGTGGTAATCCGGCAATAAATGACCTCACACCTCCGTCTGTCACCTCTGACCCTCCGTCCGTTCACATCACAGACTACATCGGCACTGAGAATCAAATTGTGTCACCAAGTGATGCTCATCTAGAAGAGGAAACCTCTCAGATTTTGGGACTTGACTACCAACTGCTCTCCAGAAGAGAGAGAACTCAAGCCGAACTCCTCGTAGAGACGTTAGCCCAAGAGCTGGTTAGCAAGGACAAATCCCTTACCCCGCTCCTGGATACCTGGGCAGGGAAAACCACCCTGGATCTGATGGAGGACATCTTCCCCTCACATTCGCTGTCTCCGTGGCAACACGACAGGCACGGGAGCGGTTCAGGTGACAG GGCTCAAGATGGTTTGGGTAGCACAGATACTCGCTCACAGACTGTTCCAAGAACAATGGAGACGGACCTGGACGACGAAGAGGCTTATATGAATCAAAAGAAG GTGGAGCTGTTGCAAGCATTGCACGCTAGCATACAATCACTGCAGGTGGAGAGACAGGTGCTGGCAGAACAGCTGAAGAGATTCAGCGCTCTGGGAGGCAGCATGGACACTTTAGTTCAGGAACGTTGTAAACCCAATGAGAAAGAGAAATATCGCATGTTTGTCGGAGACCTGGAGAAGATCGTAAACCTGCTGCTGTCCCTGAGCGCACGCCTCGCTCGTGTGGAGAACGCTCTGACTGCGCTCAGAGATAAAGAGAGTCGAGAGAGCGCAGAAGAGAGG GAGTCCCTGCAGCTGAAACGGCAGCAGTTGTGCAGTCAGCATGAGGACGCTCGCGAGCTGAAGGATAACCTGGACCGGCGCGAGCGACTCGTTCTGGACATCCTGGCGGGTTACCTGAGCGGGCCGCAGCTGCGCGACTACCAGCATTACATCCGCATAAAGCCCGCCATGCTGATACGACAACGCCACCTGGACGAGCTCATCCGTCAGGGGGAGGAGCAGGTGCGAAGGCTGGAGGAGAACCTCCCCCATGAATCCCAGCCAAAGAACGCTGAGCCCACCTCCATGACGTCACAAAGTTTTAACCCCACCCACTCACCACGCCCCACCACCGTGACCTCACTCTGA